GTACTTCGCGACGACCGCCAGCGCGACGCCGGGGTTCATGAGCTTCTCGACCAGCCCGAGGTAGGCGAACGCGAGGCCGAGGCCGACGCGGACCACGGTCGGGACGAACGCGGTGTACGGCTCGATCCGCTCGCCGAGGGGCACCGCGAGCCGCCGGTAGACGGGGTCGACGCGGGAGTAGGCGGTCCGCTCGTCCGCGGCGACGGCGGCGATGAGGTCGTCGGCGCTCGGTCGGCCGCCGCCGAGCAGGGCGATTGCGACGAAGCCGGGGACGTACTCGAACGCGAGCAGGAGCGCCGGGAAGGCGACGACGCCCGCGAGGTACGCGGCGAGGCCGACGAGGGCGACGAGGCGGGTCGCGAGACCGAACAGGAGCAGGAAGCCGACGGCGAGACCGAACAGCCGGACGAACACCCCGCTCAGGTCGCCGAACGCCGGCGCGAACGCCTCGGCGTGGACGAGCGGCGAGAAGTAGTAACCGTTGAAGCCCGCGCCGACCAGCGGCAGGCCGAGGCTCAGCCGGAACAGCCACGGGAGCAGGTCGTCGTACCCCGCGAGCGCCCCGCGGACGGCGTCGACGTCGCGTCCGAGGGGGCGAACCCAGAGGTACGCGCCCAGCGCGGCGAGGAGTCCGACCGCCCCCGCCCCGAGGACGAACAGGTTGAACGGGTTCGACAGCGTCTCGACGAGGAAGCGCAGCGCCTCGACGGCCGCGCCGCGATCGACGACGTACCGGACGTGCGCGCTCGCGACGCCGCTCGCCCCGAGGAACGCGACGGAGAGGAACGCGACGAGCAGCGACGCGGTGCGCGCGATGGACGATCTCATGACCGGGGGTTGTCCGTCGGGTCTGATAAGTCCGTCCTCGATGGACGCGGGCCGGCGTCACGCGACCGGTCGCGAGACGACCCAGAGCGACAGGACGGTGTACCCGACCATCAGGGCCGTGAGGGGGAGGTGGGGGACGGTCGCCGTCCGCCGGTCGGTCCGGGCGGCGATGACGCCGTGGGCGGCGACGACCGCGAGGACGTGCCCCCCGACGATGACGACGACCTGCGTCCCCCAGAACGCCGCGATCGGGAGCCACGCCAGCGGCTCGACGGCGAGCGCGACGTCGAACCACCCCGCGACCGTCGTCACGAGCCGCCCGAACCCGCGAACGACGTAGGCGTAGTTGTGGGCGAACTCGTACGCCGCGGCGATCGGGAGGACCGTCGGGGCGACGACCGTCGCGGCGGCCCGCGGCGAGGACGAGAGGCCGACCGTGGCGGTCGCGACGACGACGAGCGCGAACGCCGCGAGGAACAGCCCGAACCCCAGCAGGTAGATCGGAACGCTCACCGACGCGCCCGCCCCGGTCAGCTCGCGCACGGCGAAGAGGACCGACTGGTAGGAGAGCGTCTCCGCGAACCCGTCGAAGCTCACCGTGTACACCATCGCGACGACGAACGCGACGCGGGCCGGATCGCGGATCGGGCGCGTACACTCGCGCCACGGCGCGCGCGCGACGACGCGGTAGCCATCCCCCGGCGGTCGTTCGACCCCGAGGGGCGCGACGCGACCCAACAGGCGATAGAGGACCTCGAACAGGTCCGCGTCGCGGAACCACGTCGGTCCGAAGAGCAATCCGCCGGCGTACATGACGGCGGCGTACCCGACGAGGAGCGCCGCCGTCAGGGTCGGCTCGCGCGGGATCACGGTCAGGTTCTCGACGATGCCGACCGCGAGGCAGAACCAGAGCAGGGCGGGCCAGGCACCCAGCCGGGAGGGGTACTCGACGACGGAGAGCGCTCGCCCCTCGACCGCGCAGGTCGCCCGGTACAGCGTCCGCCACGGCGAGAGGGCGGTCCACGGACTCCCGACGAGCATCGACGCGAGCGCGAGTCCCTTCAGCCAGACGGCCCACGTGAAGACGACCGAGAAATTCGTGACCGCCTGTCGACCGAGGAGGCCCGCGGCGATCGTCGTCACGAACAGCAGGAAGAAGGCGACCCGCGCGGCGCGCCGTACGAGGGTTCCCGTCCGGTCCGAGAGCCGGGCCACGACGATCCCCGGCGGGCGTGAGCGCGAGTCGGGCGAGTCGGTATCCGCGTACGCGAGGTAGCCCGCCGTCACCGCGACGGTCGCCCCCGCCCCGAGGTAGAGATACGGGAGAGGGATCGGCGCGTCGAACCGGGCCCCGCCGCCGTGGGCCGCCGCCGGCCCGGCGAACGCGCACAGCCCGGCCGCGAGGACGGCGGCCAGGAGGATCGCCCGCCGGATGGGGCGAGCGCGCTGGGCACGTCGGGCACGTGGGGTGCGCCGTGAGCGCCGGGCGTGGAACCGTCGATCGCGCCTCATCCGCCGTCGCCCCCGCGGTAGTTCAGGAGGACGACGCGCCCGTCGCCGTAGCGGGCGAGGATCTCGGCCGCCGGATCGTCGTCGACGTTCGCGAGCGTCGGGTACGTCCGGATCGGGACGTCGCGGTCGTACGCCGCGCGCTCCTCGCCGGAGGCGGGGTCGAGCACGGCGACCGTGCCCGATCCCGTCACCGCGACGAGGTCCGGCTGACCGTCACCGGTGACGTCGCCCACCACGGGCGGCGGGGTCGACGGCGATTCCTGCCGGGCGACGGTCGTCGTCCACTCCTCGTCGCCGGTGGTCCCCTCGAGAACGGTGACGCGACCGTCCGTCCGGCTGAGGTAGACCTCGACGGTCCCGTCGCCGTCGCCGTCGGTGACCGCGTGGAGCCGGGGGGACCCGCGGCGGTCGGCGGTCCACTCGCGCTCGCCCGTCTTCCCGTCGAGCGCGACGACGGACGCCGTGTCGGTGACGTACACCTCCGGCTGGTCGTCCCGGTCGGCCTGCGCGGTGACGAGGTCGTACCCCCCGACGGGGACGGTCCACTGCACCTCGCCGTTCGCGTTCAGCAGGACGGTCCGGTCCAGCGCGCTCACGAGCACGTCGCGCGACCCGTCGCCGTCCACGTCGCGCACGACCGGCTCGGCGTAGACGATCTCGCCGAAGCTGTGGTGCCAGCGCGGCGTCCCGGTCGCCGTCGCGACGACGAGGTTTCCGTAGAGGTCGACGGTGACGATCTCCTTCCCGGGGGAAGCGGTGAGGTTGGCGACGGTCGGACGGCTGTAACCGTAGCGCTCGGTCGGGATCCGGAACTCCTCGCTCCCGTCGCCCGCGTCGTAGACGATCGTCGCGTTCTCGGTCGTCCCGACGATCACCTCCAGCGTGCCGTCGCCGTCGAGGTCCTCGATCGCGGGTTCGGTCAGCGCGTGACTGAAGCACCGCTCTGCGGGCATGCCGGTGCGCCATAGCACCGTCCCGTTCGAGGGCGCGAGTCGAACGAGCGAACAGGTCGCGTTCGTCATCTCGTCGACTCCCGGTACCCCCGCGACCGGCGCGACGACGACCGAGCCGTTCGGTCCGACGCCGACGGCGTGGTGGTTCCGGTCGTTCGCGCGCGCCGTGTCGCTCACCCACGTCTCGTGGAGGTCGCCGTCGCTCGCCGTCACGAGACTGAACCCGTACCACCCGACCCCGAGCAGGGCGGCGAAGACGAGCACGACCAGGATTCCGGTTCTGAACCGCATCGACTACCGTCGCTTGTTCGAGGGCGTATACGTATCCGTCGAATCCCGGTTCGGGGACCTCCCGAACGACGACGCGCGCTACCGGGGCTCCCGATCCCGGATCCGGTTCTCGGCGCGGCGGAACACGCCGTGGAGCGTGCTCACCTCGCGGGTGGTCGGGTGGGCGCGCCCGAGCAGCCGACGCCACAGGCGAACCGTCTTCGGGCGCTTCTCCTCGACCAGTCCCGCCGCGTCGACGAACGAGGCGAACTGCTCGTGGAGCGCCTCGACGTCGCGCTCCGGCGCGCGGTCGATCTCCGTCGGGTGCTGGGTCTCCCCGACGGTCAGCGAGCGCAGTTCGTAGAGCGTGATCGTCGCGGCCTGCGCGAGGTTGAGGACGGGGTAGTCGGCGCTCGCCGGGATCGAGCAGACCTCGTCGAGGCGTTCGAGTTCCTCGTTGGTGAGGCCGATCCGCTCGCGGCCGAAGACGACGCAGGTGTCCGCGCGCACGCCGCGCAGCGACGCGGCGAGTTCCCGCGGCGTCCGGAAGGGGTAGCGCACGTGGTGGCGGTCGTCCTCGTTCGTGATCGCCGTGCAGCCGACCGTGTGGAAGTTCTCCACGAGGAAGTCGAACGACACCTCCCGCGCGTTCGGGAGGACGTCCTCGCGGGCCTGGCCGGCGAAGCCGTACGCCTCGCCGTCGCGGTCGAGGTCGGGGGGATCGACCAGGTAGAGGTCGGTCAGCCCGAAGTTCTTCATCGCCCGGGCGATGCTCCCCACGTTCCCCGGCGTCTTCGCGTCGACGACGGCCACCGAGATCATACGTCGAGGTCGGAGAAGTCGACGCCGAGGGCCTTCCGTTCCTCCTCGCTCATGTTCGCCAGCTCCTCCTCGAGCGGGTCGAGCTGCGGGTTCGGATCGGGTTGCTTCACGCCGTCCGGGTCGGTGTCGACGTGTTCGGTCCCCTCGTAGTCGTCGGGCGCGCGCCCCCCGTCGGCGAACCACTGGTGGAAGGCGTTCTGCATGTGCCGGCTCCCCGCCAGTTCGTGGCCCATCTCCTCGCGGAACCAGTAGAGGAAGTCGGCCTCGTGCCGGTCGCACAGCAGCACCTCCCCGAGCGGTTCGCCGTAGACGACCTGCGCCTGTCGGCACTTGCGTTGCTCCGCCTTGCCGTGGATCAGCCAGCAGGCGTCACACGGCTTGGTCACCAGCGTGGTCAGTCGCGCGATGCGTTCGCGGTCGTCCTCGGGGATGCGCGCCATCGGCTTCAGGTCGCCGTCGTCGTCGAGGATCGACTCCTCGTCGAACCGCCACCCGCGAAGCCCGATACTCACCTTCGCCATGTGTCGGG
The Halomarina pelagica DNA segment above includes these coding regions:
- a CDS encoding outer membrane protein assembly factor BamB family protein, with protein sequence MRFRTGILVVLVFAALLGVGWYGFSLVTASDGDLHETWVSDTARANDRNHHAVGVGPNGSVVVAPVAGVPGVDEMTNATCSLVRLAPSNGTVLWRTGMPAERCFSHALTEPAIEDLDGDGTLEVIVGTTENATIVYDAGDGSEEFRIPTERYGYSRPTVANLTASPGKEIVTVDLYGNLVVATATGTPRWHHSFGEIVYAEPVVRDVDGDGSRDVLVSALDRTVLLNANGEVQWTVPVGGYDLVTAQADRDDQPEVYVTDTASVVALDGKTGEREWTADRRGSPRLHAVTDGDGDGTVEVYLSRTDGRVTVLEGTTGDEEWTTTVARQESPSTPPPVVGDVTGDGQPDLVAVTGSGTVAVLDPASGEERAAYDRDVPIRTYPTLANVDDDPAAEILARYGDGRVVLLNYRGGDGG
- a CDS encoding DoxX family protein, which produces MRSSIARTASLLVAFLSVAFLGASGVASAHVRYVVDRGAAVEALRFLVETLSNPFNLFVLGAGAVGLLAALGAYLWVRPLGRDVDAVRGALAGYDDLLPWLFRLSLGLPLVGAGFNGYYFSPLVHAEAFAPAFGDLSGVFVRLFGLAVGFLLLFGLATRLVALVGLAAYLAGVVAFPALLLAFEYVPGFVAIALLGGGRPSADDLIAAVAADERTAYSRVDPVYRRLAVPLGERIEPYTAFVPTVVRVGLGLAFAYLGLVEKLMNPGVALAVVAKYDLTAVVPVGPELWVVGAGLVEILVGVMLVLGLFTRAFSAVAFLLLTTTLFGLPDDPVLAHVSLFGLTSALLITGAGPFSVDGWLHETIAGRRAVAAETD
- a CDS encoding RNA methyltransferase, coding for MISVAVVDAKTPGNVGSIARAMKNFGLTDLYLVDPPDLDRDGEAYGFAGQAREDVLPNAREVSFDFLVENFHTVGCTAITNEDDRHHVRYPFRTPRELAASLRGVRADTCVVFGRERIGLTNEELERLDEVCSIPASADYPVLNLAQAATITLYELRSLTVGETQHPTEIDRAPERDVEALHEQFASFVDAAGLVEEKRPKTVRLWRRLLGRAHPTTREVSTLHGVFRRAENRIRDREPR